One Chordicoccus furentiruminis DNA window includes the following coding sequences:
- a CDS encoding D-psicose 3-epimerase, which translates to MKLKYGIYYAYWEKEWDADYRYYVKKVARLGFDALEIGCSALPDYTDAAVRELRQCAKDEGIELTGGYGPRPIHNVGSSDEKIREGAFEWYKRCFDKMAQLDMHVLGGALYYYWPVDFHTVGPKEEEWKRAVEGMQRLAPLAEACGITLGMEVINRYESYLINTCDECVQFVREVGAPNVKVMLDTYHMNIEEDDLGGAIRHAGHLLGHFHVGECNRKVPGMGRIPWREIGTALRDINYNGYVVMEPFVRMGGTVGRNIGVWRDISQGAGEENLDRDARESCRFLHYVFED; encoded by the coding sequence CGGTATTATGTCAAGAAGGTTGCGCGTCTTGGCTTCGATGCGCTTGAGATCGGATGCAGCGCCTTGCCTGATTATACCGATGCTGCTGTCCGAGAACTTCGCCAATGTGCGAAAGATGAAGGAATCGAGCTGACAGGGGGGTATGGACCCAGACCGATCCATAATGTTGGATCCAGCGATGAGAAAATTCGGGAAGGCGCGTTTGAGTGGTATAAACGCTGTTTTGATAAAATGGCACAACTGGACATGCATGTACTCGGTGGTGCACTGTATTATTACTGGCCTGTGGATTTTCATACAGTGGGTCCTAAGGAAGAAGAGTGGAAACGGGCAGTAGAAGGAATGCAAAGACTGGCGCCTCTGGCTGAGGCCTGCGGTATTACGCTCGGCATGGAAGTGATCAACAGGTACGAAAGTTATCTGATCAATACATGCGATGAGTGTGTCCAGTTTGTCAGAGAAGTCGGTGCTCCGAACGTGAAAGTGATGCTGGATACATATCATATGAATATCGAGGAGGATGATCTCGGTGGGGCGATTCGTCACGCCGGTCATCTGCTGGGACATTTCCATGTTGGAGAATGCAATAGAAAAGTGCCTGGAATGGGACGAATTCCCTGGAGAGAGATAGGAACTGCTCTTAGAGACATCAATTATAATGGGTATGTTGTCATGGAACCGTTTGTTCGTATGGGAGGAACGGTCGGCAGGAATATCGGTGTATGGAGAGACATCAGTCAGGGCGCTGGTGAGGAAAATCTGGACCGCGACGCACGTGAATCGTGCAGGTTCCTGCATTATGTATTTGAAGACTGA